DNA sequence from the Cohnella herbarum genome:
GGGCAGGATGGCCGCTTCGACTCAAACCGCGAATATTCTGCCTTTGGTGTTCGGTCTGGTCGACGGCATCGAGCGGGAGCGAATCGCTTCCGATCTGAACGAATTGGTCACGCGCAACGGCTACCACCTGGATACCGGATTCGTAGGAACTCCGTATCTATGCCTCGCGTTATCGGAGAAAGGTTACCACGGAACCGCGGTCAAGCTTTTGCTTCAGGATCAGTATCCGTCTTGGCTTTACTCGATCACGAAGGATGCCACCACGATCTGGGAACATTGGGACGGTATTAAGCCGGACGGTTCGTTCTGGAGCGACGACATGAACTCTTACAACCATTACGCTTACGGGGCAATCGGCGATTGGATGTACCGCTACGTGGCGGGGCTGGACATGGACGAAAGCGTGCCTGCCTATAAACGCGTGCGAATACGTCCCGGAATCTCGTCCGGGGATTTGACTTATGCGCGTGCGAGCTTTGAGTCCTCATACGGGCGAATGACGTCCGATTGGCGCGTGGTTGACGCAATCGTTCACGTCGATTCCACGATTCCCGCGAACGTTAGCGCGGAAGTGTTCTTAGACGGAGCGCGTATCGATTCCGTTACGGAGAGCGGCAATCCGTTGCAAGCCGCCGATGGAATACAATCGTATGTCGAAACAAGCGAAGGAGTCCTCGTCTCGGTCGGATCCGGAACTTATCGTTTTAGCTTTAAGAGAGGGCGGTAGAAGAGATGGGAGATCAAGCCAAAATCCAATCCGCGCAAACGACGATCGTTCGTAACGACGCTTTTATCCAAACGGCGGACGATCTTAAACCGTCTTTGTTTTACAAAGGAATACGGCCCACGCAAATCGTTCGCGTACAATCGGATAGGACGGCGATGCACGATTGGCGCGCTGTACCTGAAGCGGAAATCGGGACGCTCGAGAATCGGGCCTTCGGCAAAGGGGAATCCGTCATCCTGGATTTCGGAGACCATCGGGTCGGATATGTTTCTTTCGATATCAAACCCGTGGGCAGTCCTCCGGATGCTCCGCTTAAGTTGAAGTTAACCTTCGGCGAGATGCCCGTCGAGATGGCGGAGCCTTTTTCCAGCTATGAGGGGTGGATCAGCAGTTCCTGGCTCCAAGAAGAGACTCTTATCGTGGATGTATTGCCTAGACAAGTGAAATTACCAAGACGTTATAGCTTCCGATATTTGAAACTGGAAGTGCTTGATACTTCCCGTAAGTATCAAGTCAGCTTTCGCAATATCACTTGCACGACCGTCACATCGGCCGACCTATCGAATACGCTCCCGTTCAACCATGCGGATCCGTTGCTGCAAGAAATCGATCGCGTCAGCGTCAAGACATTAGAGGACTGCATGCAGGACGTGTTCGAGGACGGACCCAAACGCGACCGCAGGCTTTGGCTGGGCGATCTTCGCCTTCAGGCATTGGTCAATTACCGAACGTTTCGAAATAACGATCTAGTGAAAAGATGCTTGTACCTGTTCGCCAGCGTACCCGACGAAAGCGGGCGGGTGTCCGCGAACCTCTTCATCGAACCTCATCTGATCGCCGACGACACCTATTTATTCGACTACTCGTTGTTTTTTACGGTGACGCTTTACGATTACTACTTGGAAACCAACGACGAAGCTACTTTGAATGAGTTATGGCCGACGGCGAGACGGCAAGTCGAGCTAGCCTTGGAGCGGTTGGATGAACGCGGAATCGTGAAGGACGACGATACCTGGTGGAGTTTCATAGACTGGCATGAGCAGTTAAACAAGCAAGCCCCTTCTCAAGCCGTGCTCATTTACGCGTTGAAACGCGCCATCCCTCTCGCCAAGGCTGTCGGATGTAAACAAAGCGCGAATTTTGAACAGCGGCTTACCGTCATCGAAAACGCGACTAAAGAGAGCCTATGGGATGCGGAGCAAGGCTTGTTCGTGAGCGGAGATCAACGGCAGGTGTCTTGGGCAACGCAGATTTGGATGGCTCTAGCCGAAGTGTTACCGAAAGACGAGAACAAGGCTCTGATGCTTCGCCTGCTGTCCGCTAACCCGGAAGTCGGGCCGACCACGCCTTACATGTACCATCATTTCGTTGAGGCCTTAATCGTAGTCGGGTGCAGGGAAGAAGCGGTTGATCGTTTGAAACAATATTGGGGCGGGATGTTAACCGATGGCGCCGATACGTTCTGGGAGCTATACGATCCGCAAAATAAAAATTTCTCTCCCTACGGCAGTCATCTGATCAACAGTTACTGCCATGCATGGAGTTGTACGCCGACTTACTTGATTCGTCAGTATGAGCTGTAAAGAAACGCATGCCAAATGCGCCGAGTTCCAACCGCAATAAGGGGTCGGGGCTCGGCGCATTTTGTCGTTTATGAACTATTTTCGATGCATCTTAAACTCCAGGAACAGCTCGTTATAATGGGAAAGCATTTTTTTGCCGAGATTCTTGTACACTTCCAGCTTGCTCGTCATCTCGGGATTCGGATAGAAGCGCTCATCCTGCGAGATCTCTTCGGGCAGCAGCTCCAGCGCCTTCGCGTTAGGCGTCGAGTAACCGACATACTCGGTATTCCTCGCGGCAACCTCGGGATCCAGCATGAAGTTGATGAACTTATGCGCTCCTTCGATATTTTTGGCCGTCTTGGGAATGACCATATTATCGAACCAGAGGTTCGAGCCCTCTTCCGGGATCACGTAGTCCAGCTTCTCGTTCTCTCCCATGATCTCGGACGCATCCCCGGACCAGACGACGCCGACCGCCGCTTCTTCGCCAGCGAGCAGCATCTTGATCTCGTCCCCGACGATCGCTTTAATATTCGGGGTCAACGTGCCCAGCTTCCGCTTCGCTTCTTGCAGATGCGCTTCTTCGGTATCGTTAAGCGAATAATTCAAACTGTTGAGCCCGAATCCCATTACCTCGCGAGCCCCGTCCACCAACAGAATTTGATTGCGGAGGTCCTCGCTCCACAGATCGTTCCAGCTGGAGAACGTCCGTCCCTCGAGCAATTCGGTATTATAGATGATCCCTACCGTTCCCCAGAAATAAGGAATGGAATATTCGTTCTCGGGATCGAAGCTCAGATTCATGAACCGGGGATCGATGTTGCCTAAGTTCGGAATCTTGCTATGGTCGATCGGAAGCAACAATCCTTCTGCTTTCATCTTGTCGATGGCGTATTCGGACGGAATGCTAATATCGAACGTGGTTCCGCCTTGCTCGATCTTCGTCATCATCGCTTCATTCGAATCGAAAGTCTGGTAGATGACTTTAAGCCCGGTTTCCTCCTCGAACTCGGCGATCAGGTCGGGATCGATGTAATCGCCCCAATTGTATATCGTGAGCGTATTCGCTCCGGAATACCCCTGCGAAGAGTTCAGGTAGGAAGTGAAATACATAAGCCCGATCGCGATAATGAACACGGCGCCGAACAGTCGGACGAGCTGCTTCATGGCTGCACGACCCCCCAATCCGGCTTCTTGCTCCCCCGTCGGGTCAAGAAGTAATAACCGACGACAAGGGTGATCGTGAACAAGAAGATCAGCGTCGATAACGCGTTAATGGAAGGCGAGATGCCTTGGCGCGCCCGCGAGTAGATTTCGACGGACAAGGTCGTATACCCGTTTCCCGTGACGAAGAACGTAACGGCGAAGTCGTCGAGCGAATACGTGAGCGCCATGAAGAATCCCGCGAAAATGCCCGGGCGAAGGAACGGCAACACGACTTTCGTGAGCACTCCCCATCCGCTTGCTCCCAGATCCTTGGCCGCATCGATCAAAGTCGGGCTCATCTCCTGAAGCTTAGGCAGCACCATGAGGACGACGATAGGTACGCTGAACGCGATGTGCGACAGAAGCACCGAGGTGAACCCGAGCTTAATGCCGATCATCGTGAAGAAAATAAGAAACGACGCCCCGATAATGACGTCGGGACTTACGATAAGCACGTTGTTCATCGCCAGCAACGAATTTCTCGGCCGGTTTCTTCGTACGCGTTGAATAGCCAGCGCGCCAACGACGCCAAGGATCGTCGAGATCGCCGACGACAGCAGCGCGATGACGACCGTATTCAGAACGATGATAAGCAGTCGAGTGTCATGGAATACTTCCTTGTACCATTCGAGCGTAAATCCGTCGAAGCCGTGCATCGTTCCCGCGCTATTGAACGAGTAGTACATCAAGTACAGGATCGGCGCGTACAGGATGATAAACACGATTACGAGATATAGCTGGGCGAGCTTGCCGTTTGTTCTCATCGGATCGTATTCCTCGCTCCCCGGTTACCGGTCATCATCATGATGACGGCCATTACGATAATCAATAGTACGGCGATCGCCGAACCCATTCCCCAATCCTGCGTAACGAGAAAATGCTGCTCGATCGCCGTGCCCAACGTGACGACGCGGTTGCCCGCGATCAGCCTCGTAATCATAAACAACGACAACGCCGGAATGAACACCGCTTGGCAACCCGCTTTCACTCCTCCGAGCGTGAGAGGGAACACGACCCTGCGGAACGTTTTCCACGGGGAAGCTCCTAGATCCCTTGCCGCGTAGATCAGCGAAGGATTCAATTCCTCAAGCGCGTTATAGATCGGCAAAATCATGAACGGGATAAAAATGTACACGGACACGAACACGAAGCTGAAATCGGTGAACAAAATTTGCTGCGTTCCGATGCCTGCCCATTCGAATATGGCGTTAACGAACCCATAGGTGCCGAATAACCCGATGAAGGCATACGTCTTCAGCAGCAGGTTAATCCAACTCGGCACGATAATGAGCAGCAGCCACAGCTGCTTGTGCTTCGTTCGGGTCAACCAATACGCCGTCGGGTAGGCGACCAGCAACGAGAAGAGCGTGATCAGGAACGCATACCAGAAGGAGTTGAACGTCATTCTTAAGTAAACGGGAGTCAGGAACTTCTGAAAGTTGTCGAAAGTGAAGTTCCCTTCCACGTCGAAGAAGGAGTTGTAGACGATCAGCACGATCGGAGTCGCCACGAAGAGCAGCATCCACGCCACGTAAGGAATTAGGTATAGGTTACGCGTCTTAGACATCGCGCGATTCCACCGCCCCGCCCGGCAACGGAGCTTGCCCGTGCTCATGCTCATGGTCGCCGTAGGCTTCCAGCCGCTTGTCGAATTCCGCTTCCGTCTCGCCGAACCGCATGACGTGAATCGCCTCCGGATCGAATCGAAGACCGACGCTATCGCCTACAATGGCTTTCTTCGTCGAGTGGACAAGCCATTCGTTGCCCGATTCATCGTAACCGCTAATCTCGTAATGTACGCCGCGGAACAATTGGCTATCTACCTTGATCAGCATGTTCCCCTGTTCCGGGGTCGTGATTTCCAAATCCTCGGGCCGGATCATGATTTCCACCGGCTCGTTAGGAGAGAAGCCTTGGTCGACGCACTCGAACGATTTACCGGCGAATTCGGCCAGGAAATCGCGAATCATCCGGCCGGGCACGATATTCGACTCCCCGATGAAGTCGGCGACGAACCGGTTGATCGGCTCGTCATAAATATCGGTAGGCGTTCCGCTTTGCTGGATCTCCCCTTTGTTCAGGACGAAGATTTCGTCGGACATGGCGAGCGCCTCTTCCTGATCGTGGGTAACGAAAATAAACGTGATGCCCAGCCTGCGCTGGAGTTCCCGCAGCTCGTACTGCATCTCTGTTCGGAGCTTCAAGTCGAGCGCCGATAACGGCTCGTCCAACAGCAGAATCTCCGGCTCGTTCACGATCGCCCGCGCGATCGCCACCCGCTGCCGTTGACCTCCGGACATCTCGGAAATCTCGCGATCCTCGTACCCGACCAGATTGACGAACCGGAGAGCTTCGTTCACCTTCTCGGTAATGGCGGCGTTTTTCATCTTCTTGATTCTCAGGCCGAACGCGACGTTCTCGAACACGTTCAAGTGCGGAAACAGCGCATAGTCTTGGAAAACGGTGTTCACTTGGCGCTTGTCCGCCGGTACGGAGTTAATCAGTTTTCCATTAAAATAAATACTGCCCTCCGAAGGCTCCATGAACCCGGCAATCAGCCTCAATATCGTAGTTTTCCCGCACCCCGACGGACCCAGCAGCGTATAGAATTTCCCTCGTTCGATCTCGAAGCTTACCTTATCCAGGACAACCGTATCCCGGTCATACGTCTTCGTTACGTTCTCGAACCGAATAATCGTCGTATCCGTCATGTCGGCGTAGTTCCTTTTCCGGGGTTTACACACCCTCTTGTTCTTATTGACTACATTATACAAAATTAGACCTTGTCAACCAATGAGGAAAATTGTCCAAACATACGTGGTCCGCGGTGCACCAAAAACCGTAATCGCCGCATTAACACGCTTTCCGGTACTATAGCTACTCTCGGCGCTCCACCAACGCTTTAGTCCTGGGATTAGACCGCTCTCAACGACTTATAGCACACTTTTCCTCGGTTTCCGACCAATTAGACTGCCCTCAGCGGCTTGCAGCACACTTTTCCTCGGTTTCCGACCATTTAGACCGCTCACAGCGGATTACAGCACTTTCGCTCAGAAAGCCGGTTTTCGGGCCGATTCCGGCTCACTATAGCTCACTCCAGTGCTCCACCCAACTCTATAGTACCGGATTTCAGCACTATAGCCACCTCCAGCGCTCCGCCCAACTCTATAGTGCCAGATTTCAGCACTATAGCCGCCCCCAGCGCTCCGCCCAACTCTATAATGCCAGATTTCAGCACTATAGCCACTCTCCGCGCTCCACCCAACTCTATAGTGCCAGATTTCAGCACTATAGCCACCTCCAGCGCTCACGTCCGATACTTTTATGAAAACAGAACAGATATATTGACCGGAGTAGTTACGCTCTCAGTGCTCATTGGGTTCGTCAACCACATTGCGGCGGTTATTAGGTACTCTCAGTGCCCTATTTGGATCGTCACCCACACTGTGGCAGAGATAAGGTACTTACAGTGCTCTATTGGATGTCTCTATGGCGTGCTGCCTAGTCACCGGTTAAGATAAGGTACTCTACTCTCAGTGCTCTATTTGGTTCGTCAACCGCATTGCGGAGGATTTAAGATACTCTCAGTACTTATTAACTCAAGAACGACCAAGTTCAGCCCAACGAAAACGGGGAATAATATCCAACACTACAGTGCCGGATTCCAGCACTATCTGTGGTCGACCACCGTCA
Encoded proteins:
- a CDS encoding ABC transporter substrate-binding protein, coding for MKQLVRLFGAVFIIAIGLMYFTSYLNSSQGYSGANTLTIYNWGDYIDPDLIAEFEEETGLKVIYQTFDSNEAMMTKIEQGGTTFDISIPSEYAIDKMKAEGLLLPIDHSKIPNLGNIDPRFMNLSFDPENEYSIPYFWGTVGIIYNTELLEGRTFSSWNDLWSEDLRNQILLVDGAREVMGFGLNSLNYSLNDTEEAHLQEAKRKLGTLTPNIKAIVGDEIKMLLAGEEAAVGVVWSGDASEIMGENEKLDYVIPEEGSNLWFDNMVIPKTAKNIEGAHKFINFMLDPEVAARNTEYVGYSTPNAKALELLPEEISQDERFYPNPEMTSKLEVYKNLGKKMLSHYNELFLEFKMHRK
- a CDS encoding ABC transporter permease; this translates as MSKTRNLYLIPYVAWMLLFVATPIVLIVYNSFFDVEGNFTFDNFQKFLTPVYLRMTFNSFWYAFLITLFSLLVAYPTAYWLTRTKHKQLWLLLIIVPSWINLLLKTYAFIGLFGTYGFVNAIFEWAGIGTQQILFTDFSFVFVSVYIFIPFMILPIYNALEELNPSLIYAARDLGASPWKTFRRVVFPLTLGGVKAGCQAVFIPALSLFMITRLIAGNRVVTLGTAIEQHFLVTQDWGMGSAIAVLLIIVMAVIMMMTGNRGARNTIR
- a CDS encoding ABC transporter permease produces the protein MRTNGKLAQLYLVIVFIILYAPILYLMYYSFNSAGTMHGFDGFTLEWYKEVFHDTRLLIIVLNTVVIALLSSAISTILGVVGALAIQRVRRNRPRNSLLAMNNVLIVSPDVIIGASFLIFFTMIGIKLGFTSVLLSHIAFSVPIVVLMVLPKLQEMSPTLIDAAKDLGASGWGVLTKVVLPFLRPGIFAGFFMALTYSLDDFAVTFFVTGNGYTTLSVEIYSRARQGISPSINALSTLIFLFTITLVVGYYFLTRRGSKKPDWGVVQP
- a CDS encoding alpha-L-rhamnosidase-related protein — translated: MGDQAKIQSAQTTIVRNDAFIQTADDLKPSLFYKGIRPTQIVRVQSDRTAMHDWRAVPEAEIGTLENRAFGKGESVILDFGDHRVGYVSFDIKPVGSPPDAPLKLKLTFGEMPVEMAEPFSSYEGWISSSWLQEETLIVDVLPRQVKLPRRYSFRYLKLEVLDTSRKYQVSFRNITCTTVTSADLSNTLPFNHADPLLQEIDRVSVKTLEDCMQDVFEDGPKRDRRLWLGDLRLQALVNYRTFRNNDLVKRCLYLFASVPDESGRVSANLFIEPHLIADDTYLFDYSLFFTVTLYDYYLETNDEATLNELWPTARRQVELALERLDERGIVKDDDTWWSFIDWHEQLNKQAPSQAVLIYALKRAIPLAKAVGCKQSANFEQRLTVIENATKESLWDAEQGLFVSGDQRQVSWATQIWMALAEVLPKDENKALMLRLLSANPEVGPTTPYMYHHFVEALIVVGCREEAVDRLKQYWGGMLTDGADTFWELYDPQNKNFSPYGSHLINSYCHAWSCTPTYLIRQYEL
- a CDS encoding ABC transporter ATP-binding protein → MTDTTIIRFENVTKTYDRDTVVLDKVSFEIERGKFYTLLGPSGCGKTTILRLIAGFMEPSEGSIYFNGKLINSVPADKRQVNTVFQDYALFPHLNVFENVAFGLRIKKMKNAAITEKVNEALRFVNLVGYEDREISEMSGGQRQRVAIARAIVNEPEILLLDEPLSALDLKLRTEMQYELRELQRRLGITFIFVTHDQEEALAMSDEIFVLNKGEIQQSGTPTDIYDEPINRFVADFIGESNIVPGRMIRDFLAEFAGKSFECVDQGFSPNEPVEIMIRPEDLEITTPEQGNMLIKVDSQLFRGVHYEISGYDESGNEWLVHSTKKAIVGDSVGLRFDPEAIHVMRFGETEAEFDKRLEAYGDHEHEHGQAPLPGGAVESRDV